The following proteins come from a genomic window of Macadamia integrifolia cultivar HAES 741 unplaced genomic scaffold, SCU_Mint_v3 scaffold262, whole genome shotgun sequence:
- the LOC122066890 gene encoding pentatricopeptide repeat-containing protein At1g55890, mitochondrial-like has product MSSLSRHLYRSFCTATPATPETSVAWPPLNTIISDLFNERNFETLVNKFKKSSEYHRFRCRHRIYEVTVRRLALAKRFSCIEEILEDQKKYNDICSEGFAIRLISLYGKSGMFNQASQTFNQLPELKCPRTVKSFNALLSACVDTKNYEKAEPLFRELPSSLSIEPNLYSYNIMIRVYCEMGSLDSAISVLDEMEKSGVSPSLITFNFLLNGFYEKNRFSDGEAIWARMENNNLVPDIRSFNAKLRGLVLGGKTLEVVELVKELETKGPKPDIHSFNALIKGLCNDGDLEVAMRIHKELNKKGLIPNRSTFQTLIPCLCEKGNFDLALKLCKESLNRRHFLHAELLQTVVDGFVKKSKVDGAKKLMELARAKGYSESSLKMPSDAE; this is encoded by the coding sequence atgtcttctctcTCTCGTCATCTCTACCGCAGCTTCTGCACTGCAACCCCTGCAACCCCTGAAACCAGCGTGGCCTGGCCACCTCTTAACACCATTATTAGTGACCTTTTCAACGAACGCAACTTCGAAACCCTCGTCAACAAATTCAAGAAGTCCTCCGAGTACCACCGGTTCCGTTGCAGGCACCGTATATACGAGGTTACAGTTCGTCGCCTCGCCTTAGCTAAACGATTCTCTTGCATTGAAGAAATCCTAGAGGACCAGAAGAAGTATAATGATATCTGCAGTGAAGGCTTCGCGATCCGTCTCATCAGTCTTTATGGCAAGTCGGGTATGTTCAATCAAGCCTCACAAACTTTCAACCAATTGCCTGAACTAAAGTGCCCGCGCACTGTGAAGTCCTTTAATGCTCTCCTCTCCGCTTGCGTCGATACCAAGAATTATGAGAAGGCCGAACCCCTTTTTCGCGAGCTTCCTTCTAGCTTGTCAATCGAACCGAATCTTTACTCGTACAATATCATGATTCGGGTTTACTGTGAGATGGGTTCACTCGATTCTGCCATTTCAGTTCTAGATGAGATGGAGAAGAGTGGGGTCAGCCCGAGCTTGAttacttttaattttcttctgaATGGGTTTTATGAGAAAAATCGATTTTCCGATGGTGAGGCGATTTGGGCTAGAATGGAGAACAACAATTTAGTTCCTGACATTAGAAGCTTTAATGCCAAGCTGCGAGGCCTAGTTCTTGGGGGCAAAACATTGGAGGTGGTTGAATTAGTTAAAGAACTAGAGACAAAGGGACCGAAACCTGATATTCATAGTTTCAATGCTCTGATTAAAGGACTTTGCAATGATGGAGATTTAGAGGTAGCCATGAGGATTCACAAGGAACTAAACAAAAAGGGTCTCATTCCAAATCGATCAACCTTTCAGACACTTATCCCTTGCCTTTGTGAGAAGGGGAATTTCGATCTGGCTCTTAAGCTCTGCAAGGAGAGTTTGAATCGTCGACACTTTCTGCATGCGGAGTTGTTGCAAACTGTGGTTGATGGGTTTGTCAAGAAGTCAAAGGTTGATGGAGCGAAGAAGCTTATGGAGCTTGCGAGAGCAAAAGGTTACAGTGAATCTAGCTTGAAAATGCCTTCTGATGCGGAGTGA